Proteins encoded by one window of Scatophagus argus isolate fScaArg1 chromosome 8, fScaArg1.pri, whole genome shotgun sequence:
- the LOC124063164 gene encoding ral GTPase-activating protein subunit beta-like isoform X9 codes for MYSEWRSLQLVVQSDQGHLSVLHTYPTSVGTEVANAVVKPLGTAVSPVATENILKTDKEVKWTMEVLCYGLTLPLEGDTVKLCVDVYTDWMMALVSPRDSMPQPVVKEPNMYVQTILKHLYNVFVPRPDQHSLNHIRLCQQVLTAVQKLARESVSMVRETWEVLLLFLLRINDTLLAPPSVGVGVAEKLAEKLMAVLFEVWLLACARCFPTPPYWKTAREMLANWRHHPPVVEQWSRVACALTSRLLRFTHGPSFPPFKVPDEDANLIPLEMDNDCVAQTWYRFLHMLSNPVDLSNPAIVSTTPKFQEQFLNSSGIPHEVVLHPCLKQLPQIFFRAMRGVSCLVDAFLGISRPRADSAPPTPVNRMSMSPPPSITNTTPPHSRKQRHAVVTKTTSKSSTQSSGSQPTKASQQQQQQQQTSSSPTLLSSPNQSSWESRPLPAPARPKVNSILNLFGQWLFDAALVHCKLHSGLSRDPSMTAIATQVGLELRRKGSQMSTDSMVSNPMFDANEFPESYEAGRAEACGTLCRIFCSKKTGEDILPVYLSRFYMVLIQGLQISDFICRPVLASIILNSSSLFCTDLKGINVVVPYFIAALETIVPDRELSKFKMYVNPTDLRRASINILLAMLPLPHHFGNIKSEVLLEGKFNEEDGWPHDQPVSFLSLRLRLVNVLIGALQTETDPTNTQLILGAMLNIVQDSALLESIGAQTETGSIDGSHMTVKSQSHSRTNSGISFTSGGSTEATSPDSERPAQALLRDYALPDTAAGLLVRSIHLVTQRLNSQWRQDMSISLAALELLAGLAKVRVGVDSADRKRAVSSICGYIVYQCSRPAPLQSRDLHSMIVAAFQFLCVWLTEHPDMLDEKDCLVEVLEIVELGISGSKSRQEQEVRHKGEKEHNPASMRVKDAAEATLSCIMQVLGAFPSPSGTASTCSLLNEDTLIRYARLSATGASNFRYFVLDNSVILAMLEQPLGNEQNPSPSVTVLIRGTAGRHAWTMQLIHQPRGARATQRVFVPEGRPTPNNDVGIKYNVKQRPFPEEVDKIPLVKADVSIPDLDDIVSKELEVQHDKLRNLMTKQIEYENALERHSEEIWKSKRFPDPQTDCKPPPPSQEFQTARLFLSHFGFLSLEALKEPNNSRLPPHLIGLESSLPGFFDDISYLDLLPCRPFDTVFIFYVRAGQKSSPEILRNVESSSSVQPHFLEFLLSLGWPVDVGRHPGWTGHLDTSWSLNSCSDSNDIQQTDEAATPEDTGGSVFNGEKKVLYYADALTEIAFVVPSLTENSEESSVHSDSTVEADTNTDLMPGLLKQPNLTLELFPNHSENMESVKKLSPLVKTKRSSTGKSFPPLGPETKVFVVWVERFDDIENFPLSDLLAETSTGLEASMSNSTSCRSGLLEKDIPLIFIQPLKTGLFRIRLHGAVGKFGMVIPLVDGMVVSRRALGFLVRQTVINVCRRKRLESDLYNPPHVRRKQKITEIVQRYRNKQLEPEFYTSLFHEVGEGKPHL; via the exons ATGTACTCCGAGTGGCGTTCGCTGCAGTTGGTGGTGCAGAGTGACCAGGGCCACCTCAGTGTCCTACATACCTATCCCACCAGTGTGGGCACAGAGGTGGCAAATGCTGTGGTCAAGCCCCTGGGGACAGCTGTAAGCCCTGTCGCCACAGAGAACATCCTCAAGACAGACAAGGAG GTGAAGTGGACCATGGAGGTCCTGTGTTATGGCCTCACCCTCCCCCTTGAGGGGGACACCGTCAagctgtgtgtggatgtgtacaCTGACTGGATGATGGCCCTGGTGTCGCCCAGGGACTCAATGCCTCAGCCTGTGGTCAAGGAGCCCAATATGTACGTCCAGACCATCCTCAAACATCTCTACAACGTCTTTGTACCAAG GCCCGATCAGCACAGTCTGAACCACATCAGGCTTTGCCAGCAAGTTCTGACTGCTGTCCAGAAATTGGCACGAGAGTCTGTGTCCATGGTGAGGGAAACCTGGGAGGTCCTGCTACTCTTTCTGCTTCGCATCAACGACACATTACTTGCTCCGCCCTCGGTTGGAG TTGGGGTGGCTGAAAAACTGGCAGAGAAATTGATGGCAGTGCTGTTTGAGGTGTGGCTACTGGCGTGTGCCCGCTGCTTTCCCACGCCACCATATTGGAAGACAGCAAGGGAAATGCTGGCCAACTGGAGACACCACCCTCCTGTTGTAGAGCAGTGGAGCAGAGTGGCCTGTGCTCTGACCTCCAG GCTTCTGCGCTTTACCCACGGACCATCCTTCCCACCTTTCAAAGTTCCTGATGAAGATGCCAACCTGATTCCTTTAGAGATGGACAATGACTGTGTGGCACAGACGTGGTACCGCTTTCTCCACATGCTGAG TAATCCAGTGGATCTGAGCAACCCTGCAATAGTGAGCACCACTCCAAAGTTTCAGGAACAGTTTCTTAACTCCAGTGGTATCCCTCATGAAGTGGTGCTGCATCCGTGTTTGAAACAGCTCCCCCAGATCTTCTTCAGGGCCATGAGGGGCGTCAGTTGCCTCGTGGATGCTTTCTTAG GAATATCACGTCCACGAGCTGACAGTGCCCCGCCCACCCCAGTCAACAGAATGAGCATGTCCCCGCCCCCGTCCATCACCAACACCACGCCCCCTCACAGCCGCAAGCAGCGGCATGCAGTGGTGACCAAAACCACAAGCAAGAGTTCAACT CAGAGCAGTGGTAGTCAACCAACCAAAGCAtcccagcagcaacagcagcagcagcaaacttcGTCCTCCCCGACCCTTCTCTCCAGCCCCAACCAGAGCAGCTGGGAGTCTCGTCCCCTGCCGGCTCCAGCGCGACCGAAGGTCAACAGCATCCTCAACCTGTTTGGCCAGTGGCTTTTTGATGCTGCGCTGGTCCATTGTAAGCTCCACAGCGGCCTCAGCCGAGACCCCAGCATGACCG CGATAGCGACTCAAGTAGGTCTGGAGCTGAGAAGGAAGGGTTCCCAAATGTCCACCGACTCCATGGTGTCCAACCCCATGTTCGATGCCAATGAGTTCCCAGAGAGCTACGAGGCGGGACGAGCCGAGGCCTGTGGGACTCTCTGCCGCATCTTCTGTAGCAAGAAAACTGGAGAGGACATTCTGCCTGTTTACTTGTCCAG GTTCTACATGGTCCTGATTCAGGGTCTCCAGATCTCTGATTTTATCTGTAGGCCAGTTCTGGCTTCTATCATTCTcaactcttcctctctcttctgtaCTGACCTGAAAGGCATCAATGTGGTGGTGCCCTACTTCATAGCTGCCTTGGAGACTATTGTACCAGACAG GGAGCTGTCCAAATTCAAGATGTATGTAAATCCTACTGATCTGAGGAGAGCGTCCATCAACATCCTGCTTGCCATGCTGCCTTTGCCACATCACTTTGGCAACATCAAGTCAGAG GTTCTGCTGGAAGGAAAATTTAATGAGGAAGATGGCTGGCCTCATGACCAGCCCGTGTCTTTCCTGTCCCTGAGGCTACGTCTTGTCAATGTCCTAATAGGAGCGCTACAGACTGAGACCGACCCCACCAACACACAGCTCATCCTGG GTGCAATGCTAAATATTGTTCAAGACTCGGCGCTTCTGGAGTCCATCGGTGCACAGACTGAAACA GGGAGTATAGATGGGAGCCACATGACTGTGAAGAGTCAGAGTCACAGCCGTACCAACAGTGGCATTAGTTTCACCAGCGGGGGCAGCACAGAGGCCACAAGCCCAGACTCCGAGCGTCCTGCCCAGGCCCTCCTCCGAGACTACG CTCTTCCAGATACGGCGGCAGGCCTGCTGGTGCGCAGCATCCACCTGGTCACCCAGAGACTCAACTCCCAGTGGAGGCAAGACATGAGTATTTCACTGGCTGCCCTGGAACTGCTGGCTGGGCTTGCCAAG GTCAGGGTGGGAGTTGACTCTGCAGATCGTAAACGTGCTGTCAGCTCTATATGTGGGTACATTGTGTATCAGTGTAGCCGTCCAGCTCCTCTTCAGTCCCGAGACCTCCACTCCATGATTGTAGCTGCCTtccagtttctctgtgtgtggctCACGGAACACCCTGACATGCTGGATGAGAAG GATTGCTTGGTAGAAGTTTTGGAGATTGTAGAACTAGGAATCTCTGGCAGCAAGTCCCGGCAGGAACAGGAGGTCCGACATAAAGGGGAGAAGGAGCACAACCCAGCTTCAATGAGGGTGAAGGACGCTGCTGAGGCAACTTTGTCCTG TATCATGCAGGTGTTGGGGGCCTTCCCTTCCCCAAGCGGGACTGCCTCCACCTGCAGTCTGCTCAATGAAGACACCCTGATTCGCTACGCCAGACTGAGTGCCACAGGAGCCAGCAACTTCCGCTACTTTGTCCTCGACAACTCGGTCATCCTCGCCATGCTGGAGCAACCTCTCGGCAATGAGCAGA ACCCCAGTCCATCAGTAACAGTTTTGATCAGAGGGACAGCTGGCAGACATGCCTGGACCATGCAGCTAATCCACCAACCTAGAGGAGCTCGGGCCACTCAGAGG GTGTTTGTTCCTGAAGGCCGTCCAACGCCCAACAATGACGTGGGGATCAAGTACAACGTCAAGCAGAGGCCCTTCCCAGAAGAGGTGGATAAGATTCCTCTGGTCAAAGCTGATGTCAGTATTCCTGACCTGGACGACATTGTCAGTAAAGAG ctGGAAGTTCAGCATGACAAGCTTCGTAATCTGATGACCAAGCAGATAGAGTATGAGAATGCTTTGGAGCGGCATAGCGAGGAAATCTGGAAGTCCAAGCGTTTCCCTGACCCACAGACGGACTGCAAGCCCCCTCCACCCTCACAGGAGTTCCAGACAGCACGTCTCTTCCTTTCCCACTTTGGCTTTCTGTCTCTGGAGGCGCTCAAG GAGCCCAACAACAGTCGTCTACCTCCTCATCTGATCGGTCTGGAGTCATCCTTGCCAGGGTTTTTTGATGACATCAGTTACCTGGACCTGCTTCCCTGCCGACCATTTGacactgtctttattttctaCGTCAGGGCTGGACAGAAAAGCAGCCCTGAG ATTCTGAGGAATGTGGAGTCGTCGTCCAGCGTCCAGCCCCACTTTTTGGAGTTCTTGCTGTCCTTGGGCTGGCCTGTGGATGTGGGACGCCACCCAGGGTGGACGGGACATCTAGATACCAGCTGGTCCCTCAACTCTTGCTCCGACAGCAATGATATACAGCAAACAG acGAGGCAGCTACGCCTGAGGACACAGGAGGTTCAGTGTTCAACGGGGAGAAGAAAGTTTTGTACTATGCTGATGCTCTGACAGAGATCGCCTTTGTCGTTCCATCTTTGACAGAAAATTCTG AGGAGTCATCAGTGCACAGTGACTCCACAGTAGAGGCAGACACTAACACAGACCTCATGCCTGGTTTACTCAAACAACCCAATCTTACCCTGGAGCTGTTCCCCAACCATTCTGAAAACATGGAGTCCGTCAAAAAG CTGAGTCCTTTGGTGAAGACAAAGAGGTCCTCAACTGGAAAGTCTTTCCCACCACTGGGCCCTGAAACAAAAGTGTTTGTGGTCTGGGTGGAGCGGTTTGATGATATCG agaACTTCCCCTTGTCTGATCTCTTGGCGGAAACCAGCACGGGCTTGGAAGCTAGCATGAGCAACAGCACTTCCTGCAG GTCAGGGTTACTTGAGAAGGACATCCCTCTGATTTTCATCCAACCTCTGAAGACGGGACTCTTCAGGATCCGGCTCCATGGGGCTGTGGGTAAATTTGGCATGGTGATTCCCCTGGTGGACGGCATGGTGGTCAGCCGCAGAGCACTAG GGTTTCTCGTGCGTCAAACGGTCATCAACGTGTGCCGGCGAAAGCGTCTGGAAAGTGACTTGTACAACCCGCCTCACGTGAGGCGGAAGCAGAAAATAACTGAGATTGTTCAGCGTTACCGCAACAAGCAACTGGAGCCGGAGTTTTACACCTCGCTCTTCCATGAGGTGGGGGAGGGAAAGCCTCACCTCTAA
- the LOC124063164 gene encoding ral GTPase-activating protein subunit beta-like isoform X8 → MYSEWRSLQLVVQSDQGHLSVLHTYPTSVGTEVANAVVKPLGTAVSPVATENILKTDKEVKWTMEVLCYGLTLPLEGDTVKLCVDVYTDWMMALVSPRDSMPQPVVKEPNMYVQTILKHLYNVFVPRPDQHSLNHIRLCQQVLTAVQKLARESVSMVRETWEVLLLFLLRINDTLLAPPSVGVGVAEKLAEKLMAVLFEVWLLACARCFPTPPYWKTAREMLANWRHHPPVVEQWSRVACALTSRLLRFTHGPSFPPFKVPDEDANLIPLEMDNDCVAQTWYRFLHMLSNPVDLSNPAIVSTTPKFQEQFLNSSGIPHEVVLHPCLKQLPQIFFRAMRGVSCLVDAFLGISRPRADSAPPTPVNRMSMSPPPSITNTTPPHSRKQRHAVVTKTTSKSSTSSGSQPTKASQQQQQQQQTSSSPTLLSSPNQSSWESRPLPAPARPKVNSILNLFGQWLFDAALVHCKLHSGLSRDPSMTAIATQVGLELRRKGSQMSTDSMVSNPMFDANEFPESYEAGRAEACGTLCRIFCSKKTGEDILPVYLSRFYMVLIQGLQISDFICRPVLASIILNSSSLFCTDLKGINVVVPYFIAALETIVPDRELSKFKMYVNPTDLRRASINILLAMLPLPHHFGNIKSEVLLEGKFNEEDGWPHDQPVSFLSLRLRLVNVLIGALQTETDPTNTQLILGAMLNIVQDSALLESIGAQTETGSIDGSHMTVKSQSHSRTNSGISFTSGGSTEATSPDSERPAQALLRDYALPDTAAGLLVRSIHLVTQRLNSQWRQDMSISLAALELLAGLAKVRVGVDSADRKRAVSSICGYIVYQCSRPAPLQSRDLHSMIVAAFQFLCVWLTEHPDMLDEKDCLVEVLEIVELGISGSKSRQEQEVRHKGEKEHNPASMRVKDAAEATLSCIMQVLGAFPSPSGTASTCSLLNEDTLIRYARLSATGASNFRYFVLDNSVILAMLEQPLGNEQNPSPSVTVLIRGTAGRHAWTMQLIHQPRGARATQRQVFVPEGRPTPNNDVGIKYNVKQRPFPEEVDKIPLVKADVSIPDLDDIVSKEVCCMGWQDDSRTTNTLMSNYPHLEVQHDKLRNLMTKQIEYENALERHSEEIWKSKRFPDPQTDCKPPPPSQEFQTARLFLSHFGFLSLEALKEPNNSRLPPHLIGLESSLPGFFDDISYLDLLPCRPFDTVFIFYVRAGQKSSPEILRNVESSSSVQPHFLEFLLSLGWPVDVGRHPGWTGHLDTSWSLNSCSDSNDIQQTDEAATPEDTGGSVFNGEKKVLYYADALTEIAFVVPSLTENSEESSVHSDSTVEADTNTDLMPGLLKQPNLTLELFPNHSENMESVKKLSPLVKTKRSSTGKSFPPLGPETKVFVVWVERFDDIENFPLSDLLAETSTGLEASMSNSTSCRSGLLEKDIPLIFIQPLKTGLFRIRLHGAVGKFGMVIPLVDGMVVSRRALGFLVRQTVINVCRRKRLESDLYNPPHVRRKQKITEIVQRYRNKQLEPEFYTSLFHEVGEGKPHL, encoded by the exons ATGTACTCCGAGTGGCGTTCGCTGCAGTTGGTGGTGCAGAGTGACCAGGGCCACCTCAGTGTCCTACATACCTATCCCACCAGTGTGGGCACAGAGGTGGCAAATGCTGTGGTCAAGCCCCTGGGGACAGCTGTAAGCCCTGTCGCCACAGAGAACATCCTCAAGACAGACAAGGAG GTGAAGTGGACCATGGAGGTCCTGTGTTATGGCCTCACCCTCCCCCTTGAGGGGGACACCGTCAagctgtgtgtggatgtgtacaCTGACTGGATGATGGCCCTGGTGTCGCCCAGGGACTCAATGCCTCAGCCTGTGGTCAAGGAGCCCAATATGTACGTCCAGACCATCCTCAAACATCTCTACAACGTCTTTGTACCAAG GCCCGATCAGCACAGTCTGAACCACATCAGGCTTTGCCAGCAAGTTCTGACTGCTGTCCAGAAATTGGCACGAGAGTCTGTGTCCATGGTGAGGGAAACCTGGGAGGTCCTGCTACTCTTTCTGCTTCGCATCAACGACACATTACTTGCTCCGCCCTCGGTTGGAG TTGGGGTGGCTGAAAAACTGGCAGAGAAATTGATGGCAGTGCTGTTTGAGGTGTGGCTACTGGCGTGTGCCCGCTGCTTTCCCACGCCACCATATTGGAAGACAGCAAGGGAAATGCTGGCCAACTGGAGACACCACCCTCCTGTTGTAGAGCAGTGGAGCAGAGTGGCCTGTGCTCTGACCTCCAG GCTTCTGCGCTTTACCCACGGACCATCCTTCCCACCTTTCAAAGTTCCTGATGAAGATGCCAACCTGATTCCTTTAGAGATGGACAATGACTGTGTGGCACAGACGTGGTACCGCTTTCTCCACATGCTGAG TAATCCAGTGGATCTGAGCAACCCTGCAATAGTGAGCACCACTCCAAAGTTTCAGGAACAGTTTCTTAACTCCAGTGGTATCCCTCATGAAGTGGTGCTGCATCCGTGTTTGAAACAGCTCCCCCAGATCTTCTTCAGGGCCATGAGGGGCGTCAGTTGCCTCGTGGATGCTTTCTTAG GAATATCACGTCCACGAGCTGACAGTGCCCCGCCCACCCCAGTCAACAGAATGAGCATGTCCCCGCCCCCGTCCATCACCAACACCACGCCCCCTCACAGCCGCAAGCAGCGGCATGCAGTGGTGACCAAAACCACAAGCAAGAGTTCAACT AGCAGTGGTAGTCAACCAACCAAAGCAtcccagcagcaacagcagcagcagcaaacttcGTCCTCCCCGACCCTTCTCTCCAGCCCCAACCAGAGCAGCTGGGAGTCTCGTCCCCTGCCGGCTCCAGCGCGACCGAAGGTCAACAGCATCCTCAACCTGTTTGGCCAGTGGCTTTTTGATGCTGCGCTGGTCCATTGTAAGCTCCACAGCGGCCTCAGCCGAGACCCCAGCATGACCG CGATAGCGACTCAAGTAGGTCTGGAGCTGAGAAGGAAGGGTTCCCAAATGTCCACCGACTCCATGGTGTCCAACCCCATGTTCGATGCCAATGAGTTCCCAGAGAGCTACGAGGCGGGACGAGCCGAGGCCTGTGGGACTCTCTGCCGCATCTTCTGTAGCAAGAAAACTGGAGAGGACATTCTGCCTGTTTACTTGTCCAG GTTCTACATGGTCCTGATTCAGGGTCTCCAGATCTCTGATTTTATCTGTAGGCCAGTTCTGGCTTCTATCATTCTcaactcttcctctctcttctgtaCTGACCTGAAAGGCATCAATGTGGTGGTGCCCTACTTCATAGCTGCCTTGGAGACTATTGTACCAGACAG GGAGCTGTCCAAATTCAAGATGTATGTAAATCCTACTGATCTGAGGAGAGCGTCCATCAACATCCTGCTTGCCATGCTGCCTTTGCCACATCACTTTGGCAACATCAAGTCAGAG GTTCTGCTGGAAGGAAAATTTAATGAGGAAGATGGCTGGCCTCATGACCAGCCCGTGTCTTTCCTGTCCCTGAGGCTACGTCTTGTCAATGTCCTAATAGGAGCGCTACAGACTGAGACCGACCCCACCAACACACAGCTCATCCTGG GTGCAATGCTAAATATTGTTCAAGACTCGGCGCTTCTGGAGTCCATCGGTGCACAGACTGAAACA GGGAGTATAGATGGGAGCCACATGACTGTGAAGAGTCAGAGTCACAGCCGTACCAACAGTGGCATTAGTTTCACCAGCGGGGGCAGCACAGAGGCCACAAGCCCAGACTCCGAGCGTCCTGCCCAGGCCCTCCTCCGAGACTACG CTCTTCCAGATACGGCGGCAGGCCTGCTGGTGCGCAGCATCCACCTGGTCACCCAGAGACTCAACTCCCAGTGGAGGCAAGACATGAGTATTTCACTGGCTGCCCTGGAACTGCTGGCTGGGCTTGCCAAG GTCAGGGTGGGAGTTGACTCTGCAGATCGTAAACGTGCTGTCAGCTCTATATGTGGGTACATTGTGTATCAGTGTAGCCGTCCAGCTCCTCTTCAGTCCCGAGACCTCCACTCCATGATTGTAGCTGCCTtccagtttctctgtgtgtggctCACGGAACACCCTGACATGCTGGATGAGAAG GATTGCTTGGTAGAAGTTTTGGAGATTGTAGAACTAGGAATCTCTGGCAGCAAGTCCCGGCAGGAACAGGAGGTCCGACATAAAGGGGAGAAGGAGCACAACCCAGCTTCAATGAGGGTGAAGGACGCTGCTGAGGCAACTTTGTCCTG TATCATGCAGGTGTTGGGGGCCTTCCCTTCCCCAAGCGGGACTGCCTCCACCTGCAGTCTGCTCAATGAAGACACCCTGATTCGCTACGCCAGACTGAGTGCCACAGGAGCCAGCAACTTCCGCTACTTTGTCCTCGACAACTCGGTCATCCTCGCCATGCTGGAGCAACCTCTCGGCAATGAGCAGA ACCCCAGTCCATCAGTAACAGTTTTGATCAGAGGGACAGCTGGCAGACATGCCTGGACCATGCAGCTAATCCACCAACCTAGAGGAGCTCGGGCCACTCAGAGG CAGGTGTTTGTTCCTGAAGGCCGTCCAACGCCCAACAATGACGTGGGGATCAAGTACAACGTCAAGCAGAGGCCCTTCCCAGAAGAGGTGGATAAGATTCCTCTGGTCAAAGCTGATGTCAGTATTCCTGACCTGGACGACATTGTCAGTAAAGAG GTGTGTTGTATGGGCTGGCAGGATGATTCGAGAACTACAAATACACTGATGAGTAATTACCCACAC ctGGAAGTTCAGCATGACAAGCTTCGTAATCTGATGACCAAGCAGATAGAGTATGAGAATGCTTTGGAGCGGCATAGCGAGGAAATCTGGAAGTCCAAGCGTTTCCCTGACCCACAGACGGACTGCAAGCCCCCTCCACCCTCACAGGAGTTCCAGACAGCACGTCTCTTCCTTTCCCACTTTGGCTTTCTGTCTCTGGAGGCGCTCAAG GAGCCCAACAACAGTCGTCTACCTCCTCATCTGATCGGTCTGGAGTCATCCTTGCCAGGGTTTTTTGATGACATCAGTTACCTGGACCTGCTTCCCTGCCGACCATTTGacactgtctttattttctaCGTCAGGGCTGGACAGAAAAGCAGCCCTGAG ATTCTGAGGAATGTGGAGTCGTCGTCCAGCGTCCAGCCCCACTTTTTGGAGTTCTTGCTGTCCTTGGGCTGGCCTGTGGATGTGGGACGCCACCCAGGGTGGACGGGACATCTAGATACCAGCTGGTCCCTCAACTCTTGCTCCGACAGCAATGATATACAGCAAACAG acGAGGCAGCTACGCCTGAGGACACAGGAGGTTCAGTGTTCAACGGGGAGAAGAAAGTTTTGTACTATGCTGATGCTCTGACAGAGATCGCCTTTGTCGTTCCATCTTTGACAGAAAATTCTG AGGAGTCATCAGTGCACAGTGACTCCACAGTAGAGGCAGACACTAACACAGACCTCATGCCTGGTTTACTCAAACAACCCAATCTTACCCTGGAGCTGTTCCCCAACCATTCTGAAAACATGGAGTCCGTCAAAAAG CTGAGTCCTTTGGTGAAGACAAAGAGGTCCTCAACTGGAAAGTCTTTCCCACCACTGGGCCCTGAAACAAAAGTGTTTGTGGTCTGGGTGGAGCGGTTTGATGATATCG agaACTTCCCCTTGTCTGATCTCTTGGCGGAAACCAGCACGGGCTTGGAAGCTAGCATGAGCAACAGCACTTCCTGCAG GTCAGGGTTACTTGAGAAGGACATCCCTCTGATTTTCATCCAACCTCTGAAGACGGGACTCTTCAGGATCCGGCTCCATGGGGCTGTGGGTAAATTTGGCATGGTGATTCCCCTGGTGGACGGCATGGTGGTCAGCCGCAGAGCACTAG GGTTTCTCGTGCGTCAAACGGTCATCAACGTGTGCCGGCGAAAGCGTCTGGAAAGTGACTTGTACAACCCGCCTCACGTGAGGCGGAAGCAGAAAATAACTGAGATTGTTCAGCGTTACCGCAACAAGCAACTGGAGCCGGAGTTTTACACCTCGCTCTTCCATGAGGTGGGGGAGGGAAAGCCTCACCTCTAA